Proteins co-encoded in one Hymenobacter swuensis DY53 genomic window:
- a CDS encoding phage tail protein, with protein MENFLGEIRLMSFSRAPRGWAFCQGQALPINQNQALFSLLGTQYGGDGVTTFKLPDLRGRVALGQGRSPISGSTYSMGQVQGQEGVALTVPQMPQHVHSTFTGTLNAGGDADINTSENTFPAVTSSDPAVKPYSTGTPNATMGAALSGAALAPGGGNQPHENRQPFLTLNYAIALTGIFPSRG; from the coding sequence ATGGAAAATTTTCTCGGCGAAATTCGCCTCATGAGCTTTTCGCGCGCTCCACGGGGCTGGGCTTTCTGCCAGGGCCAGGCGCTGCCTATCAACCAGAACCAGGCGCTGTTCTCTCTGCTCGGCACGCAGTACGGCGGCGACGGCGTAACGACCTTTAAGCTGCCCGACCTGCGTGGTCGCGTGGCCCTGGGCCAGGGTCGCTCCCCCATCAGCGGCAGTACCTACAGCATGGGCCAAGTGCAAGGCCAGGAAGGGGTGGCGCTGACCGTGCCCCAGATGCCGCAGCACGTACATAGCACCTTCACGGGCACGCTCAACGCGGGTGGCGACGCCGACATCAACACGTCGGAAAACACTTTCCCTGCCGTTACCAGCTCCGATCCGGCCGTCAAGCCCTATTCAACGGGTACACCTAACGCCACAATGGGTGCGGCGCTGTCCGGCGCGGCGCTGGCCCCAGGCGGAGGTAATCAGCCCCATGAAAACCGGCAGCCGTTTCTGACCCTAAACTACGCCATTGCCCTGACGGGTATTTTCCCCTCGCGCGGCTAA
- a CDS encoding methionyl-tRNA formyltransferase, producing MQVAVIISSPLGWPALQALATQGGVAAVAVPRCPPEAETEQLAEQVATLGLPVTRLTQQQLGPELAAWLEPLAVAAVLVFTLPWRIPATVLTLPPQGFLNFHLAPLPAYRGPEPLFWLLRNGETTGAVTVHRMDADFDTGPVVLTEPVPIGPGDTYGLHRAQLAGRAAPVALRLLASLRGEAPPLAPFAQAGALARYWPRPGLADVCVTWAEPAAAIERLVRATNPWNRGALTFLRGQPLRLLSVLPHPNAATGPVAPGTVLHADLTTGLWVACGAGEALRLDIAALKEGYFTGNQLVQLGIQPGELLSEISVK from the coding sequence ATGCAAGTTGCCGTTATCATCAGCAGTCCGCTGGGCTGGCCCGCCCTGCAAGCCCTGGCTACCCAGGGTGGCGTGGCGGCCGTGGCCGTGCCGCGCTGCCCGCCCGAGGCCGAAACCGAGCAGCTGGCTGAGCAGGTAGCAACGCTGGGCCTGCCCGTTACGCGCCTGACACAGCAGCAGTTGGGCCCCGAGCTGGCCGCCTGGCTGGAGCCGCTCGCAGTAGCGGCAGTGCTGGTGTTTACCCTGCCCTGGCGCATTCCGGCCACCGTGTTAACGCTGCCTCCGCAGGGCTTCCTCAATTTTCACCTCGCCCCTCTGCCCGCCTACCGCGGCCCCGAGCCGCTGTTCTGGCTGCTGCGCAACGGCGAAACCACCGGAGCCGTGACCGTGCACCGCATGGACGCCGACTTTGACACGGGCCCAGTGGTACTGACCGAGCCGGTGCCCATCGGGCCGGGCGACACCTACGGGCTGCACCGGGCTCAACTGGCCGGGCGGGCGGCTCCGGTGGCCCTGCGCCTGCTTGCCAGCCTACGCGGCGAGGCGCCGCCACTGGCACCCTTTGCCCAGGCCGGGGCGCTGGCCCGCTACTGGCCCCGCCCCGGCCTAGCCGACGTGTGCGTGACCTGGGCGGAGCCGGCGGCAGCCATTGAGCGGCTGGTGCGGGCTACCAACCCCTGGAACCGTGGGGCCCTGACTTTTCTGCGCGGGCAGCCGCTACGCCTGCTGAGCGTGCTGCCCCATCCCAATGCCGCCACCGGCCCGGTAGCACCCGGCACGGTACTCCACGCCGACCTGACGACGGGGCTGTGGGTAGCCTGCGGCGCGGGCGAAGCGCTGCGCCTCGATATAGCAGCCTTGAAAGAAGGCTATTTCACTGGTAATCAGCTGGTGCAGCTAGGCATACAACCTGGCGAACTGTTGAGCGAAATTTCGGTAAAGTAA
- a CDS encoding phage tail protein, producing the protein MDAYTGEIRAVGFNFAPINWALCAGQIMPINRYTALFSLLGTTYGGDGKTTFALPNLCGQAIVQVGQGPGLSTYVPGQVTGVENVTLNSQQIPAHVHGLSGSFLAQSAPGGKSDPTGNFPASTADNQYSEAGGGGVMGPNMIKGTAGDAGGNQPHSNMMPSLTINYIICLAGIFPPRS; encoded by the coding sequence ATGGACGCTTACACAGGCGAAATCCGCGCCGTCGGATTCAATTTTGCCCCGATAAACTGGGCTCTCTGCGCCGGGCAGATCATGCCCATCAACCGGTACACCGCCCTGTTCTCGCTGCTGGGCACCACATACGGCGGCGACGGCAAGACCACCTTTGCCCTACCCAACCTCTGCGGCCAGGCCATCGTGCAGGTCGGCCAGGGACCGGGGCTCTCGACCTACGTGCCGGGCCAGGTAACGGGCGTCGAAAATGTGACGCTGAACAGCCAGCAGATACCCGCGCATGTGCACGGACTGAGCGGCTCGTTTCTCGCCCAAAGTGCTCCGGGCGGCAAATCGGACCCAACCGGCAACTTCCCGGCTTCGACGGCAGACAACCAGTACAGCGAAGCTGGCGGCGGCGGGGTGATGGGGCCAAATATGATCAAGGGCACCGCGGGCGACGCCGGCGGCAACCAGCCCCATAGCAACATGATGCCGTCCCTGACCATCAACTACATCATTTGCCTAGCGGGCATTTTTCCGCCGCGCTCCTAA
- a CDS encoding phage tail protein, translating into MDNYVGEIRVFAGSYAPENWVFCKGQLLSINDYDVLYSLIGTTYGGDGQTTFAVPNLQSRVVVGQGQAPGGSNYVMGMMAGQESVTLMNQQMAVHQHPVLSAAVTAINAGDTGQVGPAGAYFGNQAANSYGPGSDTKLNAGTVTGQSSVAGGNQPHTNIQPVLATNYIIALQGIYPSFD; encoded by the coding sequence ATGGATAATTACGTTGGCGAAATTCGCGTTTTTGCGGGCAGCTATGCCCCGGAAAACTGGGTCTTCTGCAAAGGGCAGTTGCTGTCTATCAACGACTATGACGTCCTGTACTCGCTTATCGGCACTACCTACGGCGGCGACGGACAGACGACGTTTGCCGTGCCCAACCTGCAGAGCCGGGTGGTGGTAGGCCAGGGGCAGGCGCCCGGGGGCTCAAACTACGTGATGGGCATGATGGCCGGGCAGGAATCGGTGACGCTCATGAACCAGCAAATGGCCGTGCATCAGCACCCCGTTCTGAGCGCCGCCGTCACGGCAATTAATGCGGGCGATACGGGGCAGGTCGGCCCCGCCGGTGCTTACTTCGGCAACCAGGCCGCCAACTCCTACGGGCCCGGCTCGGATACGAAGCTGAACGCGGGCACCGTAACCGGCCAGTCGAGCGTGGCGGGCGGCAACCAGCCGCACACCAACATTCAGCCGGTGCTGGCCACCAACTACATCATCGCCCTGCAAGGCATCTACCCGTCGTTCGACTAG
- a CDS encoding LamG-like jellyroll fold domain-containing protein, whose translation MSLILLFVSVFEVWAQRTTIRSQSFENGEAVNYTSNTFDLRGTGVTLANNQYFTITTTNPPQNPSDASNYAFGASTDPIAIKNSAGTANYPGRFWIAEGVRCTSNTGATCGRDPGNVTLTSFDARGYDNIEVTVSLADPRGPGSFTNTGNPTTPSGGSFNAADKIEIQYSTDGGANYTTIGRFSGNNNNGSTGFMELDEDLDTDVNDQVKATLNYRMTDYTFGNSAFATIPSSPASLMVRVVIDERGSSEELAFDNIRVTGIPTSVQPPTLSDAQTGTINYNEGDPSTQVTSTIAAGSATGITGATVTIVSNVLSSDDELTFTPIANVISGTYANGVLSLTGNATAAQYQTVLQSVRYRNSNSATARGGNRAIQFVVRNGTSTSSTVTRNVLVKALLSGPATLPYTQDFTSDEEGTRYSSNTFIGSNGFAFTRTNVTPSPLNTGGITFTNISNGFYWYGVNVNAVLQNPERVGRLETQQVDATNFGNLRFSIRLGASSGSGARWQNTDSFKMYYRTGGSSGTWKLFGSFRGNTTSTNGTGDLKQDRPEDLANLPTLPAGTATVTPALTNFDFTLPADANRQLVDFKLELIADDGAAEFAFDLIRVTGDQLPTVTTSAATTITNNSAILGGTVNGNGTTVTERGVVYSSSDNTPTIGEAGVVQDTNPSTTSPFSENIMGLTAATTYYVRAYAINAAGTSYGATETFTTSTTVASIVRAGTTNPTNASQVSFTVTFATPVTGLTTGNFSLTTTGTLSGASVVSVSGSGTTYTVVVNTGSNSGTLRLNLDSSTGLTPTVGNLPFTGGEAYDIDKTRPSVAISSTAGVAGGTTATSPIPFTVTFSENVTGFVAGDVTVINGSITGGTVTGTSPGAVYTFTVTPATAGTATTVAVPANVAVDAAGNFNTAAPSNYSLTYQQPTATVTSVTRLDLSPTAVPQVFYQVVFSGNVTGLTVSNFRATVTSGTITGTGINSVVGSGTTYRVGVNTGTGDGTLRLDVQNSTGTTPTITSVPYTSGETYTITKSFAAAPTLRIQAAGSASGNGDITAFVDAVQVLSGGATFANGLQNGSFETNNVAPGTFKKTADGVIATPWSFTGLSGVSRNGSAFGSTAADGDAVALVQSNPDNNASISQNLGVPTGSYQVRFRTIQRNYTSLDQRLNVFVNDVFVGNIQPNNIPTYDTFTSASFSVTAPALTATVSSSAAATGSTTTTSPIPFSVSFSASVGTSFTDADVTVTDGTVTTGSFSGSGAGPYTFTVTPTTPGTATTVSLVAGVAQDANNTPNSASNAYSVTYNQPQTAAPTVTIPSNGATTNSTPTSLGSAVVGSTVRVYIDGVQVGAAVTPNSGGTWIRTYSGLPPLTSGTHTVYATAQLPGQLVSAPSPTNTFTVQVPATYSSSAATQASTARVVAGSTNQAILQVAIVIGGGPDAPISATSFTFTTTGSTSPADIAAARVYYTGTSNTFAATNQFGSATASPNGSFTIGGNRQLVNGTNYFWLVYDVAPGATIGNVLDATAPSFTLFDGSFPSTRNPSTPDPAGNRQIVRISRVAGTALRFTGDATSGYVDFSASTTPAPLLNTGTNGAYTQVAWIKPAIGTGSTNYYVLGNGTSNSAAPYIYVTGNGRLGAGFGTGTATVSRQTGPNTVSANEWHHVAATYTGSSLTLYLDGVALSSGGASGTPAATRVNYIGNVAASGSNNFPGDIDEVSQWNQALNATELRQLRHLTLSGTETGLVSYAQFNDAGTTTTDGISGAVGTLTGATRVTSTAPVGAGVSNLQSVTGTGNYSFSGTNVAINFTAVAGAPYDVVVARLEGTPLGTPVSDPNLRSTHTRAYWIVDKYNDNTFTAAVTYTLDPGLISAGDAATPSNLKLYKRGSNSDGAFDAPISATAANAAASTVTFPVNSFSQTFIGTYGSSPLPVKLVRFTAERKGNDALLQWATAQELNNAYFEVESSVDGRTFRAIGRVTGHGTSTQAQEYKLTDANLARYARSVVYYRLRQVDLDGTSSLSAVQTVQVPGVTSSLTALVFPNPAADQLTVRLSGPYGKAQGWLFDAQGRTVQELSRPLAAAVGSDIHLSVANLPTGVYTLRLVLDGQVLHQQIVVQR comes from the coding sequence TTGAGTTTAATCCTGCTGTTTGTATCAGTCTTTGAAGTCTGGGCTCAGCGGACTACTATCCGAAGTCAGTCGTTTGAGAACGGCGAGGCGGTCAACTATACGTCGAATACATTCGACTTACGTGGTACGGGGGTTACACTGGCTAACAACCAGTACTTTACTATCACTACCACCAACCCACCGCAGAATCCTTCTGACGCATCAAACTATGCTTTTGGTGCCTCTACTGACCCCATCGCCATCAAAAACAGCGCGGGTACGGCGAACTACCCGGGCCGCTTCTGGATTGCGGAAGGGGTGCGCTGCACCAGCAACACCGGCGCCACCTGCGGGCGTGACCCGGGGAACGTAACGCTGACGTCCTTCGACGCGCGTGGGTACGACAACATCGAGGTAACGGTGTCGCTGGCCGACCCGCGCGGCCCGGGCTCGTTTACTAACACCGGAAACCCCACTACCCCGTCAGGCGGCTCATTTAATGCCGCCGACAAAATTGAAATTCAGTACTCAACTGATGGTGGTGCCAATTACACCACCATCGGGCGGTTCTCGGGCAATAACAATAACGGTTCCACTGGCTTCATGGAACTGGATGAAGACCTGGACACCGACGTCAACGACCAGGTTAAGGCGACGCTTAACTATCGGATGACGGATTATACATTTGGCAACAGCGCTTTTGCTACCATTCCCAGCTCCCCGGCTTCGCTGATGGTTCGGGTGGTGATAGACGAGCGTGGTTCTAGTGAAGAGTTGGCCTTTGACAACATCCGCGTCACGGGCATCCCTACTTCGGTGCAGCCGCCGACGCTAAGCGATGCGCAGACCGGGACGATCAATTACAACGAAGGTGACCCATCCACGCAGGTTACCAGCACCATTGCTGCCGGTAGCGCGACGGGCATCACCGGCGCAACGGTGACCATCGTCAGCAACGTCCTCTCGAGCGATGATGAACTGACCTTCACCCCAATTGCCAACGTTATCAGTGGCACGTACGCCAACGGTGTGCTGAGCCTGACGGGCAATGCCACGGCCGCCCAATACCAGACGGTGCTGCAATCAGTGAGGTACCGCAATAGCAATAGCGCTACGGCCAGGGGCGGCAACCGGGCTATTCAGTTTGTGGTGCGTAACGGCACCTCTACCAGTTCCACCGTGACGCGCAACGTGCTGGTAAAAGCCTTGCTGAGCGGCCCGGCTACGCTGCCGTATACGCAGGACTTTACCAGCGACGAGGAGGGTACCCGGTACAGCTCGAATACGTTTATCGGCAGCAATGGCTTCGCTTTTACCCGTACCAACGTCACGCCCAGTCCGTTGAATACGGGAGGCATTACGTTCACCAACATCAGCAACGGGTTTTACTGGTATGGGGTAAATGTCAACGCCGTCCTGCAAAACCCGGAGCGGGTTGGCCGGCTGGAAACCCAGCAGGTAGACGCGACCAACTTCGGCAATCTGAGGTTTTCCATCCGCCTGGGGGCTTCGTCGGGCAGTGGCGCGCGTTGGCAGAATACCGACTCGTTCAAGATGTACTACCGCACGGGCGGCAGCAGCGGTACCTGGAAGCTGTTCGGCTCGTTTCGCGGCAACACTACCTCCACCAACGGTACTGGGGACCTGAAGCAGGACCGGCCCGAAGACCTGGCCAACCTGCCCACGCTGCCGGCCGGCACCGCCACGGTGACCCCCGCGCTGACCAACTTTGACTTTACTCTTCCGGCCGACGCCAACCGGCAATTGGTGGATTTTAAGCTGGAGCTGATTGCCGACGATGGCGCGGCGGAATTTGCCTTCGACCTGATTCGGGTGACGGGCGACCAGCTGCCGACGGTGACCACCAGCGCGGCCACTACCATCACGAACAACAGCGCCATTCTGGGCGGCACCGTAAACGGCAACGGCACCACGGTGACGGAGCGCGGCGTGGTGTACAGCAGCAGCGACAATACGCCTACCATCGGCGAAGCCGGTGTAGTTCAGGACACCAACCCCTCCACCACCAGCCCCTTCTCGGAAAACATTATGGGTCTGACGGCGGCCACCACATACTACGTGCGGGCCTACGCCATCAACGCGGCGGGCACCAGCTACGGCGCGACGGAGACGTTTACTACTTCAACCACAGTAGCGTCCATTGTGCGGGCCGGTACCACCAACCCTACCAACGCCAGTCAGGTATCGTTCACCGTGACGTTTGCCACGCCGGTGACCGGACTGACGACCGGCAACTTCAGCCTCACCACGACCGGTACCCTCAGCGGTGCTTCGGTAGTCAGCGTGTCCGGCTCGGGCACTACCTACACGGTGGTCGTCAATACCGGCTCGAACTCGGGTACCCTACGGTTGAACCTGGACAGCAGTACTGGCCTCACGCCCACGGTGGGCAACCTGCCTTTCACCGGCGGCGAAGCCTACGACATCGACAAGACGCGCCCCTCGGTAGCCATCAGCAGCACGGCTGGAGTTGCGGGCGGCACTACGGCTACTTCGCCCATTCCGTTCACGGTGACTTTCTCCGAAAACGTGACGGGCTTCGTGGCCGGTGATGTGACCGTGATAAATGGCTCGATTACCGGCGGTACCGTGACTGGCACCAGCCCCGGCGCGGTGTATACCTTCACGGTGACGCCCGCCACGGCCGGCACCGCTACCACGGTAGCCGTACCCGCCAACGTGGCAGTGGATGCGGCCGGCAACTTCAACACTGCCGCCCCTTCGAATTACTCGCTCACCTACCAGCAGCCCACGGCCACGGTAACCTCCGTGACGCGCCTGGACCTCTCGCCTACGGCCGTACCCCAGGTGTTCTACCAAGTGGTATTCTCGGGCAATGTGACGGGTCTGACGGTCAGCAACTTCAGGGCTACTGTCACGAGCGGAACCATCACCGGCACTGGCATCAACAGCGTAGTTGGCTCGGGTACGACCTACAGGGTGGGCGTGAACACGGGTACCGGCGACGGCACCCTGCGCCTGGACGTGCAGAACAGCACAGGTACCACGCCCACGATTACGAGCGTGCCCTACACGAGCGGCGAGACCTACACCATCACCAAGAGTTTCGCGGCGGCCCCCACCCTGCGCATCCAGGCAGCCGGCAGCGCCAGCGGCAACGGCGACATTACCGCCTTTGTGGATGCGGTGCAGGTACTGAGCGGCGGCGCGACCTTCGCCAACGGCCTGCAAAACGGCAGCTTCGAGACCAACAACGTAGCCCCAGGCACCTTCAAGAAGACGGCCGACGGCGTAATTGCCACGCCCTGGAGCTTCACCGGCCTCTCCGGCGTGTCGCGTAACGGCAGCGCCTTTGGCTCGACGGCCGCCGACGGCGACGCGGTAGCCTTGGTGCAAAGCAACCCCGACAACAACGCCAGCATCTCGCAGAACCTGGGCGTACCTACGGGCAGCTACCAGGTCCGCTTCCGGACCATCCAGCGCAACTACACCTCGCTTGACCAACGGTTGAACGTATTCGTGAACGACGTGTTCGTGGGCAACATCCAGCCCAACAACATTCCGACGTACGACACCTTCACTTCGGCCTCATTCAGCGTGACGGCTCCGGCCCTGACGGCCACCGTCAGCTCCTCGGCCGCCGCTACGGGCAGCACGACCACCACCAGCCCGATTCCTTTCTCAGTGAGCTTCTCCGCGAGTGTGGGCACCAGCTTTACCGATGCCGACGTGACCGTGACCGACGGTACCGTGACTACCGGCAGCTTCAGCGGCAGCGGCGCGGGGCCTTACACCTTCACGGTGACGCCCACCACGCCCGGCACGGCTACTACGGTAAGCCTGGTGGCCGGTGTAGCCCAAGATGCCAACAACACCCCGAACTCGGCCAGCAACGCGTACAGCGTTACCTACAACCAGCCCCAGACAGCGGCCCCGACTGTCACCATCCCCTCCAACGGCGCCACGACCAATAGTACCCCCACTTCCCTGGGCTCGGCCGTGGTTGGCAGCACGGTACGGGTGTACATTGATGGGGTGCAGGTTGGCGCAGCCGTCACCCCCAACTCGGGCGGCACCTGGATCCGGACCTACTCCGGCCTGCCGCCCCTGACCAGCGGAACCCACACAGTGTATGCTACGGCCCAGCTCCCCGGCCAACTGGTGAGTGCCCCCAGCCCCACCAACACGTTCACGGTGCAGGTACCCGCTACCTATAGCAGCAGCGCGGCCACACAGGCCAGCACGGCGCGCGTGGTAGCTGGCAGCACCAACCAAGCCATTCTGCAGGTCGCCATCGTCATTGGCGGCGGGCCGGATGCACCGATTAGCGCCACCTCGTTCACGTTCACCACGACCGGCAGCACCAGCCCGGCTGATATTGCGGCAGCCCGCGTGTACTACACTGGTACCAGCAATACCTTCGCCGCCACTAACCAGTTCGGCTCCGCCACGGCCAGTCCCAACGGCAGCTTCACCATTGGCGGTAACCGGCAACTCGTCAACGGCACGAACTACTTCTGGCTGGTGTACGACGTGGCCCCCGGCGCGACGATTGGTAACGTACTTGATGCCACCGCACCAAGCTTCACCTTGTTCGACGGATCGTTCCCGAGCACGAGAAACCCCAGCACCCCGGACCCAGCCGGCAACCGCCAGATTGTGCGGATCAGCCGCGTGGCGGGCACCGCGTTGCGCTTCACCGGGGATGCTACCTCTGGATACGTGGACTTCAGCGCCAGCACTACCCCAGCCCCGCTGCTGAACACCGGCACGAACGGCGCCTACACCCAAGTGGCGTGGATCAAGCCGGCCATTGGTACGGGCAGCACTAACTACTACGTGCTGGGCAACGGCACTAGCAACTCGGCCGCGCCGTATATCTACGTAACCGGCAACGGCCGCCTGGGCGCGGGCTTCGGCACGGGTACCGCTACAGTGAGTCGTCAAACCGGCCCTAATACTGTATCAGCCAACGAGTGGCACCACGTAGCGGCTACCTACACGGGCAGTTCCCTGACGTTGTACCTCGACGGGGTAGCTCTGAGCAGTGGCGGCGCCAGTGGCACTCCGGCTGCCACGCGCGTCAACTACATCGGCAACGTAGCGGCCTCGGGTAGCAACAACTTCCCCGGTGATATTGATGAAGTAAGCCAGTGGAACCAAGCCCTGAATGCAACAGAGCTTCGGCAGCTCCGGCACTTGACACTCTCGGGCACCGAAACTGGCCTGGTATCGTATGCGCAATTCAACGATGCCGGCACAACGACCACCGATGGTATTTCGGGCGCGGTGGGTACGCTTACCGGCGCGACCCGCGTGACCAGCACGGCTCCCGTAGGTGCCGGGGTCAGCAATCTGCAGTCAGTTACCGGTACTGGCAACTACTCATTCTCGGGCACCAACGTGGCCATCAACTTCACGGCTGTTGCCGGTGCGCCGTACGACGTGGTAGTAGCCCGACTGGAAGGCACGCCGCTGGGCACGCCAGTGAGTGACCCGAACCTACGCAGCACCCACACCCGGGCTTACTGGATTGTGGATAAATACAATGATAACACCTTCACGGCCGCTGTTACCTATACCCTCGACCCGGGCCTGATCAGTGCTGGTGACGCCGCAACGCCTTCCAACCTGAAGCTCTACAAGCGTGGCAGCAACAGCGACGGAGCCTTCGATGCACCCATTTCGGCTACGGCGGCCAACGCGGCGGCCAGCACGGTAACCTTCCCGGTTAACTCGTTCAGTCAGACGTTCATTGGCACCTACGGCAGCTCGCCGCTGCCAGTAAAGTTGGTGCGCTTCACGGCCGAGCGCAAAGGCAACGACGCGCTGCTGCAGTGGGCCACGGCTCAGGAGTTGAACAACGCATATTTCGAGGTGGAAAGCAGCGTGGATGGGCGCACGTTCCGGGCCATTGGCCGCGTAACGGGCCACGGCACCAGCACCCAGGCGCAGGAGTACA
- the ggt gene encoding gamma-glutamyltransferase produces MRHRIPFLLLTALTACTTAPPSATAPGLTTATLAAPIPAATPVVAAKAMVVSAHPEATRIGVEILQKGGNAYDAAVAVQFALAVAFPVAGNIGGGGFLLYRGTDGQEGALDFRETAPAAASRDMYLDAQGNVIPNLSTRGHLAAGVPGTVAGMWVLHQKLGKLPWKDVVQPAVDLAAKGVVLTAKEAAGLNNTTFFTSDGGHIEWVKEAKEFSKHVALWIREVDSIGNGPVVVPPAQIAALYNPYKRPSSAWQPGDTLRLRTLAATLSRIRDQGKAGFYEGKTANLLVAEMQRGKGIITKQDLLKYEPKWRTPLHGRYRGYEVLTFPPPSSGGVALLQMLQMLEPYNLGRAGWHSPQATHWITEAQRRVYADRATYLGDPDFGKVPVPQLLEKDYNWRRMATTLPYRATPSAQVTAGANLPGYESDQTTHYNVVDAQGNAVSCTTTLNGAYGSKVVVAGAGFLLNNEMDDFSSKPGTPNSYGLVGGAANAIAPGKRMLSSMTPAILTRGKKLALVTGTPGGSTIITSVLQSILNVVDYGMNAQQAVAAPRLHHQWLPDQLDVEAGALLPAAQDTLRARGYILNPRNAWGRVEIIRVLPDGRLEGGADPRGDDAAAGY; encoded by the coding sequence ATGCGCCACCGTATTCCCTTCCTGCTTCTGACGGCCTTAACCGCCTGCACCACCGCCCCGCCCTCCGCAACCGCCCCCGGACTTACCACCGCTACGCTGGCCGCGCCCATTCCGGCGGCCACGCCCGTAGTGGCGGCCAAAGCCATGGTGGTGTCGGCCCACCCCGAGGCCACGCGCATCGGGGTAGAAATTCTGCAGAAGGGAGGCAATGCCTACGACGCGGCCGTGGCCGTGCAGTTTGCCCTGGCCGTGGCCTTCCCGGTGGCCGGCAACATCGGGGGCGGCGGCTTTTTGCTTTACCGAGGGACCGACGGCCAGGAAGGCGCGCTGGACTTCCGCGAAACCGCCCCCGCCGCCGCCTCCCGGGATATGTACCTCGATGCCCAGGGCAACGTAATTCCCAACCTGAGCACCCGGGGCCACCTGGCGGCCGGCGTACCCGGCACCGTGGCCGGTATGTGGGTGCTGCACCAGAAACTGGGCAAGCTGCCGTGGAAAGACGTGGTGCAGCCGGCCGTGGACTTGGCCGCCAAGGGCGTGGTGCTGACAGCGAAAGAAGCCGCCGGGCTGAATAATACTACGTTTTTCACTTCTGACGGAGGTCACATAGAGTGGGTAAAAGAAGCGAAAGAATTCAGCAAACATGTAGCTCTCTGGATAAGAGAAGTAGACAGTATTGGGAATGGCCCCGTAGTAGTACCCCCTGCGCAAATTGCCGCGCTCTATAATCCATATAAGCGGCCTAGCTCCGCATGGCAGCCTGGCGACACGTTACGGCTACGGACACTGGCCGCCACACTCAGCCGCATCCGCGACCAGGGCAAAGCCGGTTTTTACGAAGGAAAAACGGCCAATTTGCTGGTAGCCGAAATGCAGCGTGGCAAAGGCATCATTACCAAGCAGGATTTGCTGAAATACGAGCCTAAATGGCGTACGCCTCTGCACGGCCGGTACCGGGGCTACGAGGTGCTCACGTTTCCGCCGCCCAGCTCCGGTGGCGTGGCGCTGCTGCAGATGCTGCAGATGCTGGAGCCCTACAACTTGGGCCGGGCCGGCTGGCACTCGCCTCAGGCCACGCACTGGATTACCGAAGCCCAGCGCCGCGTGTACGCCGACCGCGCCACCTACCTCGGCGACCCGGACTTTGGCAAAGTACCCGTGCCGCAGCTGCTGGAGAAGGACTACAACTGGCGGCGCATGGCTACCACCCTGCCCTACCGCGCCACGCCCAGCGCCCAGGTGACGGCCGGGGCCAACCTCCCCGGCTACGAATCGGACCAGACCACGCACTACAACGTGGTGGATGCCCAGGGCAACGCTGTGAGCTGCACCACCACCCTCAACGGCGCCTACGGCAGCAAAGTAGTGGTTGCCGGAGCCGGCTTCCTGCTCAATAACGAGATGGACGACTTCAGCAGCAAACCCGGCACGCCCAACTCTTACGGGCTGGTAGGCGGCGCTGCCAACGCTATTGCGCCCGGCAAACGCATGTTGTCTTCCATGACACCGGCCATTCTGACGAGGGGCAAAAAGCTGGCCCTGGTAACCGGCACGCCCGGCGGCAGCACCATAATCACCAGCGTATTGCAGTCCATCCTGAACGTGGTGGATTACGGTATGAATGCCCAACAGGCCGTGGCCGCGCCCCGCCTGCACCACCAGTGGCTCCCGGATCAGCTTGACGTGGAAGCCGGGGCGCTGCTGCCCGCCGCCCAGGATACGCTACGCGCCCGGGGCTATATCCTTAACCCGCGCAATGCCTGGGGCCGGGTGGAGATAATTCGGGTGCTGCCTGACGGGCGGCTGGAAGGCGGTGCCGACCCGCGTGGCGACGACGCGGCGGCGGGATACTAG